The sequence TGTTCATCTCTTGCTTCCTTTAAGGAATTTATTATTGATGTTTTTGAGTACTCTGAAAATTTAAGTTTAGACATTTCATCTTTTATCATAAAATCTATATAATGTTTCATTAAAACAAGAAAATAAAAATCTAATTTTTTTAAAAATAAATGATTTTCATCTTTAAAAATAGAATATAGCTCGTATTTTATATCTTTATATAAATTTGCTATAAAAATATCCGGTATTTTTTCATAAAAAAATCTTCCACCGGTTAAATGAACAAATCTTGTAGATGCAGGAGTTATAGGATTTACCATTATTTTTATAAATAAATTTTTTATATTTTCTTTCAGATTTTCTTTTATTTTAACTTTGTTAGCATACTTTTCTAATATTTTATCTATTATCTTTTCCAAATGCTTTATTTTTTCTTCATCTACTTTAAAATGATTTATCCGGTCTATTTCCTCATCTGAAAAATAATTTTTTAGTAGTGCCTCAATTAATATTTTGCCTCTCATGATTTTTTACCTCAAAGTAACTGAAAATATTATTTTATCATAAATTTTAGTTTATAATATTTTTTATGGATATTGTAGATTTTATCATTCTTTCAAAGATTAAAGGCATTGGAAATATAAGGGCAAGAGAGATTATTCAAAAATATGAAAATATAACTTATTTATTTGAAAGCTCTTATAACGAGATAGTAGATAAATTTGGTAAAGTAGTAGCAGATAATATTATAAATTCTGATTTTAAGTTGTTGAAAGAAGAGGCTGAAAAAGAGGTTGGAAAAGCAGATAAGAATAAAATAAATATTATTCCTATTACCGATGATAGATATCCGAGAAATTTAAAAGAGATACCGGATGCTCCTTTATATATATATCATAAAGGCATATTGCCTATTCCGGAAAATGCAGTAGCAGTAGTAGGAACAAGAAAATATTCCCAATATGGCAAATTTGTGGCAGAACATTTTTGTAAATATCTTGCAGAAAATGGTATCAATATAGTTTCAGGAATGGCTACCGGTATAGATACGATAGCCCATAAAGTTTGTATTGAAAATGGAGGTTTTACTACTGCAGTTCTCGGTAATGGTTTAGATATTATATTTCCTCCGGAAAATAGAAATCTCTTTTTTAAAATTATTGAAAATGGAGCAGTTATATCCGAATTTCCACTTGGAACAAAACCAACTAAATATACATTTCCTCAAAGAAATAGATTAATTGCAGGTTTATCTATGGCTGTTTTTGTAGTAGAAGCTCCTTCTAAATCAGGGAGTTTAATAACTGCTGGATATGCAAATGATTATGGAAGAGTAGTTTTAACAGTTCCGGCTAATATTAATAATCCTTCATCTGTTGGAAATAATGAGCTTATTAAAGAAGGTGCTTCTATATTATTATCTCCGAAGGATTTCAAAGAGCATATACCATTTTTATTTTCCGGTTATAAGAATATTGATTTTACCGATTTATCAGATAAAGAGAAAAAGATTTTAGATATTATAAAAAATCCTATGCATATTGAAGAGATAGTCCAAAAGGCAGAAATTCCTTATGAAGAAGTTATGCAGA comes from Venenivibrio stagnispumantis and encodes:
- the dprA gene encoding DNA-processing protein DprA; translated protein: MDIVDFIILSKIKGIGNIRAREIIQKYENITYLFESSYNEIVDKFGKVVADNIINSDFKLLKEEAEKEVGKADKNKINIIPITDDRYPRNLKEIPDAPLYIYHKGILPIPENAVAVVGTRKYSQYGKFVAEHFCKYLAENGINIVSGMATGIDTIAHKVCIENGGFTTAVLGNGLDIIFPPENRNLFFKIIENGAVISEFPLGTKPTKYTFPQRNRLIAGLSMAVFVVEAPSKSGSLITAGYANDYGRVVLTVPANINNPSSVGNNELIKEGASILLSPKDFKEHIPFLFSGYKNIDFTDLSDKEKKILDIIKNPMHIEEIVQKAEIPYEEVMQILFMLTLKGILSEENGFYQRNIL